From a single Miscanthus floridulus cultivar M001 chromosome 8, ASM1932011v1, whole genome shotgun sequence genomic region:
- the LOC136471505 gene encoding uncharacterized protein, with protein sequence MDPEDSSEYEDEEEEDDDLMLFILPALYLASTGNGTLDQTSMVSDGTAIETPSQVSKFNDAEWICKVLEDDRGQGYDKLRVEPHILLELSRYLRSNDLLRNTRGVSVEEKIGMFIYMLSRNASFQKLNDRFKYSTETIHRHIKACFDAVTPMTAEFVKTPLTQAHQKISSDTRYWPYFENCIGAIDGIHVPMTISDSEAAPYRNRHESLTQNVMLACDFDLNFIYVSSSREGSASDAAVLYSAIESGFEVPRGKYYLVDGGYANTPSFLAPYDEVPYHTEEQDESNFEPIDYRELFNLRHAQLHRHIKRAVGLLKMRFPILNVATSYRKDTQLKIPSAAVVLHNIIQRQGGNEELLCEQTIPFASHKTVNLPSGDDTYGYDVSALNSECDMGNALRDGIALRMWADYESSMCLISE encoded by the exons ATGGATCCAGAAGACTCTAGTGAGTATGaggacgaagaagaagaagacgatgaCTTGATGCTATTCATCTTGCCAGCACTATATCTAGCATCTACTGGAAATGGAACTCTGGATCAAACATCGATGGTTAGTGATGGTACTGCAATTGAAACTCCAAGTCAAGTATCAAAGTTTAATGATGCTGAATGGATTTGTAAAGTGCTTGAAGATGACCGAGGCCAAGGCTATGATAAACTTCGTGTGGAGCCTCATATTCTCCTAGAACTTTCGCGCTATCTGAGGTCAAATGATCTTTTGAGAAATACCAGAGGTGTTTCTGTAGAAGAGAAAATTGGCATGTTTATTTACATGCTATCTCGAAATGCTAGTTTTCAGAAACTAAATGACAGATTCAAGTACAGTACAGAAACTATTCACAGACATATCAAGGCATGCTTTGATGCAGTCACACCAATGACTGCTGAATTCGTCAAGACACCTTTAACTCAAGCCCACCAGAAAATATCATCTGATACACGTTACTGGCCTTACTTTGAG AACTGTATTGGAGCAATTGATGGAATTCATGTCCCTATGACAATATCAGACAGTGAAGCAGCTCCATACCGAAATAGACATGAATCCCTTACCCAAAACGTGATGCTTGCTTGTGATTTTGATTTGAACTTCATCTATGTTTCTAGTAGCCGAGAAGGGTCTGCATCTGATGCAGCAGTCTTATACTCTGCTATAGAATCTGGATTTGAAGTCCCAAGAGGAAAGTACTACCTGGTTGACGGGGGTTATGCAAACACGCCATCTTTTCTTGCTCCTTATGATGAAGTCCCATACCATACTGAAGAGCAAGATGAGAGCAATTTCGAACCAATAGACTACAGAGAGCTTTTCAATCTTCGTCATGCACAGCTGCACAGACATATTAAGCGCGCTGTAGGCCTACTGAAGATGCGATTTCCAATTCTAAATGTCGCAACATCATACCGAAAAGACACTCAACTGAAaattccttcagcagcagttgtTCTACATAACATAATTCAGAGACAAGGAGGTAATGAAGAGTTGTTATGTGAGCAAACAATCCCATTTGCTTCCCATAAAACAGTGAATCTTCCTAGTGGTGATGATACATATGGTTACGATGTTTCAGCTTTGAACAGTGAATGTGACATGGGTAATGCTTTGAGAGATGGTATTGCACTGAGGATGTGGGCAGATTATGAAAGTAGCATGTGTCTGATTTCAGAATAG
- the LOC136471504 gene encoding uncharacterized protein — MTREMHAILAGIPQSLRPAVLIASTCALLLLATALLPPRAPPPAPLLTTDAAADAVRLDARVTRRNGNEVLWQLPPPSSPLRAALFAAPGCTIRATDFFDASPGCPRCTGLPEERRFTRAALSRGYAVLAVSSRAECWSLDDAGGGDGEDGSELAAVQSIIKWWTTEKYPQLAGLPLVGIGASSGGYFLSALAARVKFSSGVVMIAEGVYGAMPEIPTGYPPALFVHMPKDTERAQLVADSMGRLREKHVDVREIRCDDFAVSAEFLAGRVPGLTRAFADALVDVLRRKGFVDEKGFLKKDARRTPWKEAAEVAKVLPEGFGLERHVTEELNVAYAYHEFTSLKNTEIFQWFESHMNH; from the coding sequence ATGACACGCGAAATGCACGCCATCCTCGCCGGGATCCCGCAGTCCCTCCGGCCCGCGGTGCTGATCGCCTCGACGTGCGCGTTGCTCCTCCTCGCCACCGCGCTGCTCCCTCCGCGCGCCCCTCCCCCGGCGCCGCTGCTGACCACTGACGCCGCCGCCGACGCAGTCCGCCTCGACGCGCGCGTCACCCGAAGGAACGGCAACGAGGTGCTGTGGCAGCTACCGCCCCCGTCGTCGCCGCTGCGAGCCGCGTTGTTCGCGGCGCCCGGGTGCACCATCCGCGCCACCGACTTCTTCGACGCCTCCCCGGGCTGCCCGCGCTGCACGGGGCTCCCCGAGGAGCGCCGCTTCACCCGCGCCGCGCTCAGCCGCGGGTACGCCGTCCTCGCCGTCTCCAGCCGCGCCGAGTGCTGGTCCCTCGACGACGCCGGCGGCGGGGACGGGGAGGATGGCAGCGAGCTCGCTGCCGTCCAGTCCATCATCAAGTGGTGGACTACAGAGAAGTACCCTCAGCTCGCGGGCCTCCCGCTCGTCGGCATCGGCGCGTCCTCGGGCGGGTACTTCCTCTCTGCGCTCGCGGCCAGGGTTAAGTTCAGCAGCGGCGTCGTCATGATCGCGGAGGGCGTGTACGGGGCCATGCCCGAGATCCCCACCGGGTATCCGCCAGCGCTGTTCGTGCACATGCCCAAGGACACCGAGAGGGCGCAGTTGGTTGCGGACAGCATGGGCAGGCTCAGGGAGAAGCACGTCGACGTGCGGGAGATCCGGTGCGATGACTTCGCCGTGAGCGCGGAGTTCCTGGCGGGGAGGGTACCGGGGCTGACCCGGGCCTTCGCCGACGCGCTGGTGGACGTGCTTCGCCGGAAGGGATTCGTGGATGAGAAGGGGTTCCTCAAGAAGGACGCGAGGAGAACACCGTGGAAGGAGGCGGCTGAGGTGGCCAAGGTGTTGCCTGAGGGGTTCGGTCTGGAGAGGCATGTCACCGAGGAGCTCAATGTTGCCTATGCGTACCATGAGTTCACCAGCCTGAAGAATACTGAAATTTTCCAATGGTTTGAGTCCCATATGAATCATTAG
- the LOC136476124 gene encoding heat stress transcription factor C-2a-like isoform X1 has product MDNTTMATNGGGAGVDAAGVAPFVAKTYRMVDDPATDGVIAWGRDNNSVVVADPFVFSQKLLPAHFKHSNFSSFVRQLNTYVCPGFRKVDPDRWEFAHVSFLRGQAHLLSQIVRRSSGGGKRNKDDGGNAVDEDAVAMEVVRLRREQRAIEEQVAAMWRRVQETERRPKQMLAFLVKVAGDPQVLRRLVSGGGGAAGSDAAGFAATESDDGANIKRARMLLDAGGSGGASDGAFDFGGFYSTGGGEDDVGFCGDYLQPPPYVFPVNSGY; this is encoded by the exons ATGGACAATACAACCATGGCGAcgaacggcggcggcgcgggcgtggaCGCGGCCGGTGTGGCGCCGTTCGTGGCCAAGACGTACCGCATGGTGGACGACCCGGCGACCGACGGCGTGATCGCGTGGGGCAGGGACAACAACAGCGTCGTCGTGGCCGACCCCTTCGTCTTCTCGCAGAAGCTGCTGCCCGCGCACTTCAAGCACTCCAACTTCTCCAGCTTCGTGCGCCAGCTCAACACCTACGTCTGTCCT GGCTTCCGGAAGGTGGATCCGGACCGGTGGGAGTTCGCGCACGTGTCGTTCCTGCGCGGGCAGGCGCACCTGCTGAGCCAGATCGTCCgccggagcagcggcggcggcaagcgCAACAAGGACGACGGCGGCAACGCCGTGGACGAGGACGCGGTGGCCATGGAGGTGGTCCGGCTGCGGCGGGAGCAGCGGGCCATCGAGGAGCAGGTGGCCGCGATGTGGCGCCGCGTGCAGGAGACGGAGCGCCGGCCCAAGCAGATGCTCGCGTTCCTCGTCAAGGTCGCGGGCGACCCGCAGGTGCTGCGCCGCCTCGTCTCCGGGGGCGGCGGTGCCGCCGGAAGCGACGCAGCCGGGTTCGCCGCCACGGAGTCGGACGACGGCGCGAACATCAAGAGGGCGCGGATGCTGCTTGatgccggcggcagcggcggcgccagCGACGGCGCCTTCGACTTCGGCGGGTTCTATAGCACCGGCGGAGGCGAAGATGACGTCGGGTTCTGCGGCGATTACCTGCAGCCACCGCCGTACGTGTTCCCCGTCAACAGCGGCTACTGA
- the LOC136476124 gene encoding heat stress transcription factor C-2a-like isoform X2 encodes MDNTTMATNGGGAGVDAAGVAPFVAKTYRMVDDPATDGVIAWGRDNNSVVVADPFVFSQKLLPAHFKHSNFSSFVRQLNTYGFRKVDPDRWEFAHVSFLRGQAHLLSQIVRRSSGGGKRNKDDGGNAVDEDAVAMEVVRLRREQRAIEEQVAAMWRRVQETERRPKQMLAFLVKVAGDPQVLRRLVSGGGGAAGSDAAGFAATESDDGANIKRARMLLDAGGSGGASDGAFDFGGFYSTGGGEDDVGFCGDYLQPPPYVFPVNSGY; translated from the exons ATGGACAATACAACCATGGCGAcgaacggcggcggcgcgggcgtggaCGCGGCCGGTGTGGCGCCGTTCGTGGCCAAGACGTACCGCATGGTGGACGACCCGGCGACCGACGGCGTGATCGCGTGGGGCAGGGACAACAACAGCGTCGTCGTGGCCGACCCCTTCGTCTTCTCGCAGAAGCTGCTGCCCGCGCACTTCAAGCACTCCAACTTCTCCAGCTTCGTGCGCCAGCTCAACACCTAC GGCTTCCGGAAGGTGGATCCGGACCGGTGGGAGTTCGCGCACGTGTCGTTCCTGCGCGGGCAGGCGCACCTGCTGAGCCAGATCGTCCgccggagcagcggcggcggcaagcgCAACAAGGACGACGGCGGCAACGCCGTGGACGAGGACGCGGTGGCCATGGAGGTGGTCCGGCTGCGGCGGGAGCAGCGGGCCATCGAGGAGCAGGTGGCCGCGATGTGGCGCCGCGTGCAGGAGACGGAGCGCCGGCCCAAGCAGATGCTCGCGTTCCTCGTCAAGGTCGCGGGCGACCCGCAGGTGCTGCGCCGCCTCGTCTCCGGGGGCGGCGGTGCCGCCGGAAGCGACGCAGCCGGGTTCGCCGCCACGGAGTCGGACGACGGCGCGAACATCAAGAGGGCGCGGATGCTGCTTGatgccggcggcagcggcggcgccagCGACGGCGCCTTCGACTTCGGCGGGTTCTATAGCACCGGCGGAGGCGAAGATGACGTCGGGTTCTGCGGCGATTACCTGCAGCCACCGCCGTACGTGTTCCCCGTCAACAGCGGCTACTGA